A portion of the Rhodopseudomonas sp. BAL398 genome contains these proteins:
- a CDS encoding sigma-70 family RNA polymerase sigma factor has product MQNVIALNDASRQGIIAARATTDEMLLVGIAAGDRTAMHTLYTRHHLRVFRFILRMVRDAAAAEDLVSQVFLDVWRTAGQFEGRAQVSTWLLSIARFKALTSLRQRRHEDIEQADVLEIVDGADTPEAALERSRTNAILRACVAQLSEAHREIINLVYYHEKSVEEVGRIIGIPQSTVKTRMFYARKQLAELLKRHGIENLAA; this is encoded by the coding sequence ATGCAGAACGTCATTGCCCTCAACGACGCCAGCCGCCAGGGCATCATCGCCGCACGGGCCACCACGGATGAGATGCTGCTGGTCGGCATTGCCGCCGGCGACCGCACGGCGATGCACACGCTTTACACGCGGCATCATCTGCGGGTGTTCCGTTTCATCCTGCGCATGGTGCGCGACGCCGCGGCGGCCGAGGATCTGGTCAGCCAGGTGTTTCTCGACGTCTGGCGCACCGCCGGCCAATTCGAAGGGCGCGCCCAGGTGTCGACCTGGCTGCTGTCGATCGCGCGCTTCAAGGCGCTGACCTCGCTGCGCCAGCGCCGGCACGAAGACATCGAGCAGGCCGACGTGCTCGAGATCGTCGACGGCGCCGACACGCCGGAAGCCGCGCTCGAGCGCAGCCGCACCAATGCCATTCTGCGCGCCTGCGTCGCCCAGCTGTCGGAGGCTCATCGCGAAATCATCAACCTCGTCTACTACCACGAAAAGTCGGTGGAGGAGGTCGGCCGCATCATCGGCATTCCGCAGAGCACGGTGAAGACCCGGATGTTCTATGCCCGCAAGCAGCTCGCCGAATTGCTCAAGCGCCACGGCATCGAAAACCTCGCGGCGTGA
- a CDS encoding F0F1 ATP synthase subunit A gives MAIDPIHQFNISSLFVIGHIGGQEISFTNSSAYMFLSVAMIALVMIGGVAKRQLVPGRFQSMAELCYQFVADMVRSTAGPEGMKFFPLVFSLFSFVCVSNLIGIVPYTFTVSSHLIVTAALALLVFFIVLFYGLYRNGLSFFKLFVPSGVAVYVLPIVVPIEILTFLLTPVSHSVRLFANLLAGHIALKVFAGFVGMLGSFGAVGIVGAVFPLALTVALTALELLVAFLQAYVFAVLTCIYLRNAIHPGH, from the coding sequence ATGGCGATCGACCCCATTCATCAGTTCAATATCAGCAGCCTGTTCGTGATCGGCCATATCGGCGGACAGGAAATCTCCTTCACCAACTCGTCAGCCTACATGTTTTTGTCGGTGGCCATGATCGCGCTGGTCATGATTGGCGGTGTCGCCAAGCGGCAGCTTGTCCCTGGGCGCTTTCAATCGATGGCCGAGCTTTGTTATCAATTCGTGGCGGACATGGTCAGGAGTACCGCTGGCCCTGAAGGGATGAAATTCTTCCCGCTGGTGTTTTCGTTATTCTCATTCGTCTGCGTTTCGAACCTGATCGGGATCGTTCCCTACACATTCACGGTCTCCAGCCATTTGATCGTGACTGCCGCCCTGGCGCTGTTGGTGTTCTTCATTGTGCTGTTCTACGGCCTCTATCGGAACGGTCTGAGCTTCTTCAAGTTGTTCGTGCCATCAGGCGTTGCGGTCTATGTGCTCCCGATCGTAGTCCCGATCGAGATCCTCACGTTTCTGCTGACGCCGGTGTCGCATTCGGTGCGCCTGTTCGCGAACCTGCTTGCTGGCCATATCGCATTGAAAGTATTCGCCGGTTTTGTCGGCATGCTCGGCTCCTTCGGAGCCGTCGGCATCGTCGGCGCGGTGTTTCCGCTTGCGCTGACGGTCGCATTGACGGCGTTGGAACTGCTGGTGGCGTTTCTGCAAGCCTATGTCTTCGCCGTGCTGACCTGCATCTATCTTCGCAATGCGATCCATCCGGGCCACTGA
- a CDS encoding helix-turn-helix domain-containing protein, giving the protein MALTALDLGLRGAAVGLALIVCALLLRDRPFRTLTLLRIALCVGVAAFAISTAPFFPLGRFGWTAPLVMLFTGLPVIFWLWALAVFSNGFSVRPYHLAIWLLVAGLGLFAYCGSTVSLPLSATSGRLFALASMGLALLAATQTLPGWRADLVAGHRRSLIASLLLGTAFCVVNAAFGLAAISWDSVSLGSAFGLGVLALLGVWTSFPQFMAQPAPAGAVAHVARNTAVAARAGLAPSNPAWLRRLDNLMRVERAYRQEGLTIAALAVKLGLPEHRLRTLINQDLGHRNFNAFVNRYRIDEAKAALADPKQIDVPILTIALDAGFQSVTPFNRAFKADAGVTPTEFRQIALAGRPTGAIAATDRSN; this is encoded by the coding sequence ATGGCGTTGACGGCCCTTGATCTCGGTCTGCGCGGCGCTGCCGTTGGCTTGGCTCTGATCGTCTGCGCGCTCCTGCTGCGCGATCGCCCATTCCGCACGCTGACGCTGCTGCGCATCGCCCTTTGCGTGGGAGTGGCCGCCTTCGCGATTTCGACCGCGCCGTTCTTTCCTCTGGGGAGGTTCGGCTGGACCGCGCCGCTTGTGATGCTCTTTACTGGCTTGCCGGTGATCTTCTGGTTGTGGGCGCTGGCCGTCTTCAGCAACGGATTTTCCGTGCGGCCTTACCACTTGGCGATCTGGCTGCTCGTCGCCGGGCTCGGCCTGTTCGCCTATTGCGGATCGACGGTGTCGCTGCCGCTCAGCGCAACAAGCGGCCGTCTGTTTGCCCTGGCCTCGATGGGGCTCGCCCTGCTGGCTGCGACGCAGACACTGCCAGGCTGGCGCGCCGATCTGGTTGCGGGCCACCGCAGATCGCTGATCGCCTCTTTGCTGTTGGGGACGGCGTTCTGTGTCGTCAACGCCGCCTTCGGGCTCGCCGCGATTTCTTGGGATTCCGTCAGTCTTGGTTCTGCCTTCGGTCTCGGTGTGCTGGCATTGCTCGGCGTATGGACCTCGTTTCCGCAATTCATGGCGCAACCGGCGCCGGCCGGTGCAGTTGCGCACGTCGCGCGCAATACGGCGGTGGCGGCGCGGGCCGGGTTGGCCCCGTCGAATCCGGCCTGGCTGCGGCGGTTGGACAATCTGATGCGGGTCGAGCGGGCCTATCGGCAGGAAGGCCTGACCATCGCCGCGCTGGCGGTCAAGCTCGGCCTGCCCGAACATCGCTTGCGAACGCTGATCAATCAGGACCTGGGCCACCGCAATTTCAACGCCTTCGTCAATCGCTACCGAATCGACGAGGCCAAGGCGGCCTTGGCGGATCCCAAGCAGATCGACGTTCCGATCTTGACGATTGCCCTGGATGCCGGCTTCCAGTCCGTCACGCCGTTCAACCGCGCCTTCAAGGCAGACGCCGGCGTGACGCCGACCGAATTCCGGCAGATCGCCCTCGCCGGGCGGCCGACCGGCGCCATCGCGGCGACCGATCGATCGAACTGA
- a CDS encoding cytochrome ubiquinol oxidase subunit I, producing the protein MFDGLDAVVLARAQFAFTMSFHIIFPAFSIGLASYLAVLEALWLWTGREVFINLFNYWMKIFAIAFGMGVVSGIVMSYQFGTNWSAFSDKTGPVLGPLMAYEVLTAFFLEAGFLGVMLFGLERVGHKLHFVATLMVAIGTLISAFWILSANSWMQTPAGYAVNADGQFIALDWFKLIFNPSFPYRLLHMVLAAYLTTALVVGAVGAYHLLRDRFKPGPRMMFSMAMWMLTVVAPLQILAGDQHGLNTLEHQPAKVMAMEGHYQSHPDGAPLILFGLPDQDAAMVRYALQIPKLSSLILKHSLDAPLAGLDTIPRQDWPPVPITFWSFRVMIALGFLMLGLGLFSLWARWRGRLFESRLLHGFALTMGPAGFVAVLAGWITTETGRQPFTVFGLLRTVDSVSPLAAPAVAWSLIGFIIVYFAVFAAGVIYILRLMSQPPHHGEQGPRGDTPDRAAGITPAPAIASKRLG; encoded by the coding sequence ATGTTCGACGGTTTGGATGCGGTGGTGCTGGCGCGGGCGCAATTTGCCTTCACGATGTCGTTCCACATTATCTTTCCCGCGTTCTCGATCGGGCTGGCCTCCTATCTGGCGGTGCTGGAAGCGCTGTGGCTGTGGACCGGCCGCGAGGTCTTCATCAACCTGTTCAATTACTGGATGAAGATCTTCGCCATCGCCTTCGGCATGGGCGTGGTCTCCGGTATCGTGATGTCGTACCAGTTCGGCACCAACTGGTCGGCGTTCTCCGACAAGACCGGCCCGGTGCTCGGGCCGTTGATGGCCTATGAGGTGTTGACCGCGTTCTTCCTCGAGGCCGGCTTCCTCGGCGTGATGCTGTTCGGCCTCGAACGCGTCGGACACAAATTGCATTTCGTCGCCACGCTGATGGTGGCGATCGGCACGCTGATCTCGGCGTTCTGGATTCTGTCGGCCAATTCCTGGATGCAGACGCCGGCCGGCTACGCCGTCAACGCCGACGGCCAGTTCATCGCGCTGGACTGGTTCAAGCTGATCTTCAACCCGTCCTTTCCCTATCGGCTGCTGCACATGGTGCTGGCGGCATATCTGACCACCGCTTTGGTGGTCGGCGCGGTCGGCGCCTATCACCTGCTGCGCGACCGGTTCAAGCCGGGCCCGCGGATGATGTTCTCGATGGCGATGTGGATGCTGACGGTGGTGGCGCCGCTGCAGATCCTCGCCGGCGACCAGCACGGCCTCAACACGCTCGAGCATCAGCCCGCCAAGGTGATGGCGATGGAAGGCCATTATCAAAGCCATCCCGACGGCGCGCCGCTGATCCTGTTCGGCCTGCCGGACCAGGACGCCGCAATGGTGCGCTATGCGCTGCAGATCCCCAAATTGTCGTCGCTGATCCTGAAACATTCGCTGGATGCGCCGCTCGCCGGGCTCGACACCATCCCGCGCCAGGACTGGCCGCCGGTGCCGATCACCTTCTGGTCGTTCCGGGTGATGATTGCGCTTGGCTTCCTGATGCTGGGGCTCGGCCTGTTCAGCCTGTGGGCGCGCTGGCGCGGCCGGCTGTTCGAGTCGCGGCTGCTGCATGGCTTCGCGCTGACGATGGGACCGGCCGGCTTCGTCGCGGTGCTGGCCGGCTGGATCACCACCGAGACCGGGCGGCAGCCCTTCACCGTATTCGGCCTGCTGCGCACCGTGGACTCGGTCTCGCCGCTGGCGGCGCCCGCGGTGGCGTGGTCGCTGATCGGCTTCATCATCGTGTATTTCGCGGTGTTCGCCGCCGGCGTGATCTATATCCTGCGGCTGATGTCGCAGCCGCCGCATCACGGCGAACAGGGCCCGCGCGGCGACACCCCGGATCGCGCCGCCGGCATCACGCCGGCGCCGGCGATCGCCTCGAAAAGATTGGGCTAG
- the cydB gene encoding cytochrome d ubiquinol oxidase subunit II → MGLDINFDLATVWAFIIAFAVFVYVVMDGFDLGLGMLFPLFPHKADRDVMMNSVAPVWDGNETWLVLGGGGLMAAFPLAYAVLMPALYTPMIAMLLGLVFRGVAFEFRWRTKRERNRWDVAFAGGSLLATMAQGVALGAILQGVVVDGRQYGGGWWDWLTPFSVLTGLALVTGYSLLGATWMVMKTTGELREKAYRLSWWLLMAMLIAIGAVSIATPLLNIEYANRWFAWPNILATAPVPVAVAAVTFLLLRSLKARQDYRPFFLSLTLFALAYAGLGISMWPYIVPRSITIWQAAAPENSQVFMLFGVAVLVPIILIYTAWAYWVFRGKVDAESGYH, encoded by the coding sequence ATGGGATTGGACATCAATTTCGATCTGGCCACGGTGTGGGCCTTCATCATCGCCTTCGCGGTGTTCGTCTATGTGGTGATGGACGGCTTCGATCTCGGGCTCGGGATGCTGTTTCCGCTGTTTCCCCACAAGGCCGACCGCGACGTGATGATGAACTCGGTGGCGCCGGTATGGGACGGCAACGAGACCTGGCTGGTGCTGGGCGGCGGCGGGCTGATGGCGGCGTTTCCGCTGGCCTATGCGGTGCTGATGCCGGCGCTGTACACGCCGATGATCGCGATGCTGCTCGGGCTCGTGTTCCGCGGCGTCGCCTTCGAATTCCGCTGGCGCACCAAGCGCGAGCGCAACCGCTGGGACGTCGCCTTCGCGGGCGGCTCACTGCTGGCGACGATGGCGCAGGGCGTGGCGCTCGGCGCCATCCTGCAGGGCGTCGTGGTCGACGGCCGGCAATATGGCGGCGGTTGGTGGGACTGGCTGACGCCGTTCAGCGTGCTCACCGGCCTGGCGCTGGTCACCGGCTATAGTCTGCTCGGCGCCACCTGGATGGTGATGAAGACCACGGGCGAGCTGCGCGAGAAGGCCTACCGGCTGAGCTGGTGGCTGCTGATGGCGATGCTGATCGCGATCGGCGCCGTCAGCATCGCCACGCCGCTGCTCAATATCGAATATGCCAATCGCTGGTTCGCCTGGCCGAATATTCTGGCCACCGCGCCGGTGCCGGTCGCGGTCGCGGCCGTGACCTTCCTGCTGCTGCGCAGCCTGAAGGCCCGGCAGGACTATCGGCCGTTCTTCCTGTCGCTGACGCTGTTCGCGCTGGCCTATGCGGGGCTCGGCATTTCGATGTGGCCCTATATCGTGCCGCGCAGCATCACCATCTGGCAGGCGGCGGCGCCGGAGAACAGCCAGGTGTTCATGCTGTTCGGCGTCGCCGTGCTGGTGCCGATCATCCTGATCTACACCGCCTGGGCCTATTGGGTGTTTCGCGGCAAGGTCGACGCCGAAAGCGGCTACCATTGA
- a CDS encoding DUF2474 family protein produces MRPPEPQRPLSRRLLWFVGLWAAGVGAVALVSLLLRLWIAPG; encoded by the coding sequence TTGAGGCCGCCCGAACCACAACGCCCGCTGTCGCGGCGCTTATTATGGTTCGTCGGATTGTGGGCCGCCGGCGTCGGCGCCGTGGCGCTGGTCTCGCTGCTGCTGCGGCTGTGGATCGCGCCGGGCTGA
- a CDS encoding acyl-CoA dehydrogenase family protein: MALVLNEEQTMLRESARGFIGDNAPVAHLRKLRDDNDATGFSRALWKNFAEMGFSGLLVPDEFGGSGLGCVEAGVVMEEIGRNLMPSPFLATAVLAASALTRGGSAAQKSEHLPKIADGSLLAALAIDEGAKHRPLQTAMQAVRSGNGFKLSGAKAFVVDGHVADLLIVAARSAGQPGDDAGLTLFLVDPKTKGIALERTAMVDSHNAARIEFDNVEVDADSVLGELDQGGALLEGILNVGRGAVASEMVGVSEEVFGRTVTYLKERKQFGKLIGEFQALQHRAAHLYTEIEITRAAVLKALQTLDADFDHAAAAVAVAKARAGTTATLAVQEGVQMHGGMGMTDQFDIGFFMKRARVCQELFGDSNFHADQLARLKNY, encoded by the coding sequence ATGGCCCTCGTCCTCAATGAAGAACAAACCATGCTGCGCGAGTCGGCGCGCGGCTTTATCGGCGACAACGCGCCGGTGGCGCACTTACGCAAGCTGCGCGACGACAATGACGCCACCGGCTTCTCCCGCGCGCTGTGGAAGAATTTCGCCGAGATGGGATTTTCCGGCCTGCTGGTGCCGGATGAATTCGGCGGCTCGGGCTTGGGCTGCGTCGAGGCCGGCGTGGTGATGGAGGAGATCGGTCGGAACCTGATGCCGTCGCCGTTTCTGGCGACCGCGGTGCTGGCGGCCTCGGCGCTCACTCGCGGCGGCTCGGCGGCGCAGAAATCCGAGCATCTGCCGAAGATCGCCGACGGCTCGCTGCTGGCCGCGCTCGCCATCGACGAGGGCGCCAAGCACCGGCCGTTGCAGACCGCGATGCAGGCGGTGCGCTCCGGCAACGGCTTCAAGCTGAGCGGCGCCAAGGCCTTCGTGGTCGATGGCCATGTCGCCGATCTGCTGATCGTGGCAGCGCGCAGCGCCGGCCAACCGGGCGACGATGCCGGGCTGACGCTGTTCCTGGTCGATCCGAAAACCAAAGGCATTGCGCTGGAGCGCACCGCGATGGTGGATTCGCACAATGCGGCGCGGATCGAATTCGACAATGTCGAGGTCGACGCCGACAGCGTGCTCGGCGAACTCGATCAGGGCGGCGCGCTGCTCGAGGGCATTCTCAATGTCGGGCGCGGCGCGGTGGCATCCGAAATGGTCGGCGTCTCCGAGGAGGTGTTCGGCCGCACCGTGACCTATCTGAAAGAGCGCAAGCAGTTCGGCAAATTGATCGGCGAATTCCAGGCGCTGCAGCACCGCGCCGCGCATCTGTATACCGAGATCGAGATCACGCGCGCCGCGGTGCTCAAAGCGCTGCAGACGCTGGACGCCGATTTCGATCATGCGGCGGCAGCCGTTGCGGTCGCCAAGGCCCGCGCCGGCACCACCGCGACGCTGGCGGTGCAGGAAGGCGTGCAGATGCATGGCGGCATGGGCATGACCGACCAGTTCGACATCGGCTTCTTCATGAAGCGCGCGCGAGTGTGCCAGGAATTGTTCGGCGACAGCAACTTCCACGCCGACCAATTGGCGCGGCTGAAGAATTACTGA
- a CDS encoding acyl-CoA dehydrogenase family protein has translation MPDLDQFRSETRAWLAANCPPEMRLPMQNDEDTYWGGRNAVFTSEPQRVWFERMRDKGWTVPDWPKEYGGGGLDGAEVKVLREEMAAIGARSPLSSFGIWMLGPALLKYGTEEQKQEYLPKIARGEIRWCQGYSEPNAGSDLASLQTRAISDGDDFLITGSKIWTSYANYADWIFCLVRTDSSAKKHDGISFILFDMTSPGVSTKPILLISGKSPFCETFFDGVRVPKSHVVGTVNRGWDVAKYLLQHERAMISGMGERGAARPLGQIAADSIGSDEQGRLEDPILRGQIASFEIDEAALACAAERAVDLAKAGQGHPAFSSAMKYYGTELNKRRHEILMSAGGIDALEWDSERSKQGARPRAWLRTKANSIEGGTSEVMLGIVAKRILDLPGA, from the coding sequence ATGCCCGATCTCGACCAGTTTCGCAGCGAGACCCGCGCCTGGCTTGCCGCCAATTGTCCGCCCGAGATGCGGCTGCCGATGCAGAATGACGAGGACACTTATTGGGGTGGCCGCAACGCCGTCTTCACCTCGGAGCCGCAGCGGGTCTGGTTCGAGCGGATGCGCGACAAGGGCTGGACCGTGCCGGACTGGCCCAAGGAATATGGCGGCGGCGGGCTGGATGGCGCCGAGGTCAAGGTGCTGCGCGAGGAGATGGCGGCGATCGGCGCGCGCTCGCCGCTGTCGTCATTCGGAATCTGGATGCTCGGGCCGGCGCTGTTGAAATACGGCACCGAGGAGCAGAAGCAGGAATACCTGCCGAAGATCGCGCGCGGCGAAATCCGCTGGTGCCAGGGCTATTCGGAGCCCAATGCCGGCTCCGATCTGGCCTCGCTGCAGACCCGCGCGATCAGCGACGGCGACGATTTCCTGATCACCGGCTCGAAGATCTGGACCTCCTACGCCAATTACGCGGACTGGATCTTCTGCCTGGTGCGTACCGATAGCAGCGCCAAGAAGCATGACGGCATCAGCTTCATCCTGTTCGACATGACTTCGCCCGGGGTGTCGACCAAGCCGATCCTGCTGATCTCCGGCAAATCGCCATTTTGCGAGACCTTCTTCGACGGCGTCCGGGTGCCGAAGTCCCATGTGGTCGGCACCGTCAATCGCGGCTGGGACGTGGCGAAATATCTGCTGCAGCACGAGCGCGCGATGATCTCCGGGATGGGCGAGCGCGGCGCGGCGCGGCCGCTCGGCCAGATCGCGGCGGATTCGATCGGGAGCGACGAGCAGGGCCGGCTGGAAGATCCGATCCTGCGCGGCCAGATCGCGTCGTTCGAGATCGACGAGGCGGCGCTGGCCTGCGCGGCGGAGCGCGCGGTCGATCTGGCCAAGGCCGGCCAGGGCCATCCGGCGTTTTCCTCGGCGATGAAATATTACGGCACCGAATTGAACAAGCGCCGCCACGAGATCCTGATGTCGGCCGGCGGCATCGACGCGCTGGAATGGGACAGCGAACGCTCCAAACAGGGCGCGCGCCCGCGCGCCTGGCTGCGCACCAAGGCCAATTCGATCGAAGGCGGCACCAGCGAGGTGATGCTCGGCATCGTCGCCAAGCGCATCCTCGATCTGCCGGGGGCGTAG
- a CDS encoding carboxymuconolactone decarboxylase family protein, whose amino-acid sequence MRLTLLSPGEMSADQRQTYDESIASKRGSPPPPMMAWLNSPEMARHATRLGAVLRYDTSFPAKLSEIAILVTARHWTAHYEWYAHKRLALAGGMDPAIIEDIRQRRTPTFDDPKAQMIYDLAKSLHEGHGVAQGLYDEAVQVIGERGIVEIIGLCGYYTMVSMTLNTFEFDLPDGEVSELN is encoded by the coding sequence ATGCGCCTGACACTGCTTTCGCCTGGCGAAATGTCCGCGGACCAGAGACAGACCTATGACGAATCGATCGCCTCCAAGCGCGGCAGCCCGCCGCCGCCGATGATGGCCTGGCTCAATTCGCCGGAGATGGCGCGGCACGCCACAAGGCTCGGCGCGGTGCTGCGCTACGACACCTCGTTTCCGGCCAAATTGTCGGAGATCGCCATCCTCGTCACGGCGCGGCACTGGACCGCGCATTACGAATGGTACGCCCACAAGCGCCTGGCGCTGGCCGGCGGGATGGACCCGGCGATCATCGAGGACATCCGCCAGCGCCGCACGCCCACATTCGACGATCCGAAAGCGCAGATGATCTACGATCTGGCCAAATCGCTGCATGAGGGCCACGGCGTGGCGCAGGGCCTGTATGACGAGGCCGTGCAGGTGATCGGCGAACGCGGCATCGTCGAGATCATCGGATTGTGCGGCTACTACACCATGGTGTCGATGACGCTGAACACCTTCGAATTCGACCTGCCGGACGGCGAAGTGTCGGAATTGAACTGA
- a CDS encoding VOC family protein has protein sequence MSDTTTPIAAGTRIGHVHLKVADLQRALGFYCGVLGFELMQRIGDQAAFISAGGYHHHIGLNTWESKGGSPPPPGTTGLFHTAILYPSRAALADALYRVLQAGIQLDGASDHGVSEALYLRDPDHNGVELYRDRPQAEWPRQPDGALAMVTRRLDLDDLLSQREG, from the coding sequence ATGTCAGACACCACCACACCAATCGCCGCCGGCACAAGGATCGGCCATGTCCATCTCAAGGTCGCTGATCTGCAGCGCGCGCTCGGCTTTTATTGCGGCGTGCTCGGCTTTGAACTGATGCAGCGGATCGGCGATCAGGCGGCGTTCATTTCCGCCGGCGGCTATCATCATCACATCGGGCTCAATACCTGGGAGAGCAAGGGCGGCTCGCCGCCGCCGCCTGGCACCACCGGGCTGTTTCACACCGCGATCCTGTATCCGAGCCGCGCCGCGCTGGCGGATGCGCTGTATCGGGTTTTGCAGGCCGGCATCCAGCTCGACGGCGCCAGCGACCACGGCGTCAGCGAGGCTCTTTACTTGCGCGATCCCGACCACAATGGCGTCGAATTGTATCGCGACCGCCCGCAGGCCGAATGGCCGCGCCAGCCGGATGGCGCGTTGGCGATGGTGACCCGCAGGCTCGATCTCGACGACCTGCTCAGCCAGCGCGAGGGCTGA
- a CDS encoding MFS transporter yields MVDVAAIDDIPDDARARSNVRRLAAAQALTGANSAVIFATGSIVGATLAPNIAYATVPLSMYVLGLAAGTLPTGAISRRYGRRVAFTIGTGCGMLTGLLGAYAILHGSFALFCCATFLGGLYGSVSQSYRFAAADGASVAYRPKAMSWVMAGGVFAGVLGPQLVQWTMDIWPPYLFAFSFLVQAAVALIAMAVLSGVDLPKPAPRDLHGGRPLLAIVRQPRFIAAAVCGIVSYPMMNLVMTSAPLAMQMCGLSVSDSNYGIQWHIVAMYGPSFFTGSLIAAFGAPRVVAAGLLLEAAGALIGITGITTAHFWGTLIVLGIGWNLSFVGASALVLETHRPNERNKVQAFNDFLIFGVMALGSFSSGQLLANYGWTTVNLVVFPPVLIGLTMLALVGFSKRRAARAAQLPDSVL; encoded by the coding sequence ATGGTTGACGTGGCGGCGATCGATGACATTCCCGACGATGCGCGGGCGCGGTCGAATGTGCGGCGGCTGGCCGCCGCCCAGGCGCTGACCGGCGCCAATTCGGCGGTGATCTTCGCCACCGGCTCGATCGTCGGCGCGACGCTGGCGCCGAACATCGCCTACGCCACCGTGCCGCTGTCGATGTATGTGCTGGGCCTGGCCGCCGGCACGCTGCCGACCGGCGCGATCTCGCGGCGCTATGGCCGCCGCGTCGCCTTCACGATCGGCACCGGCTGCGGCATGCTCACCGGCCTGCTCGGCGCCTATGCGATCCTGCACGGCTCATTCGCGCTGTTTTGCTGCGCCACCTTTCTCGGCGGGCTGTATGGCTCGGTGTCGCAATCCTATCGCTTCGCCGCCGCCGACGGCGCCAGCGTGGCCTATCGCCCCAAGGCAATGTCGTGGGTGATGGCCGGCGGGGTGTTCGCCGGCGTGCTCGGTCCGCAACTGGTGCAGTGGACCATGGATATCTGGCCGCCTTATCTGTTCGCCTTCAGCTTCCTGGTGCAGGCCGCGGTGGCGCTGATCGCGATGGCGGTGCTGTCGGGTGTCGACCTGCCGAAGCCGGCGCCGCGCGATCTGCATGGCGGGCGGCCGCTGCTGGCGATCGTGCGGCAGCCGCGCTTCATCGCGGCGGCGGTCTGCGGCATCGTCTCCTATCCGATGATGAATCTGGTGATGACCTCGGCGCCACTGGCGATGCAGATGTGCGGGCTCAGCGTCAGCGATTCCAATTACGGCATCCAGTGGCACATCGTGGCGATGTACGGGCCGAGCTTTTTCACCGGCTCGCTGATCGCGGCGTTCGGCGCCCCGCGCGTGGTTGCCGCCGGCCTGTTGCTGGAAGCCGCCGGCGCGCTGATCGGCATCACCGGGATCACCACGGCGCATTTCTGGGGCACGCTGATCGTGCTCGGAATCGGCTGGAACCTGTCCTTCGTCGGCGCCTCGGCGCTGGTGCTGGAAACCCACCGGCCCAACGAGCGCAACAAGGTGCAGGCCTTCAACGATTTTCTGATCTTCGGCGTGATGGCGCTGGGGTCGTTCTCGTCCGGACAGTTGCTGGCCAATTACGGCTGGACCACCGTCAATCTGGTGGTGTTTCCGCCGGTGCTGATCGGTCTGACAATGCTGGCATTGGTCGGCTTTTCGAAACGGCGCGCGGCGCGGGCGGCGCAGCTCCCAGACTCCGTGCTCTGA
- a CDS encoding DUF938 domain-containing protein: protein MADYVVEFGKDGSRVEPDGRLDARAFHRNHEPIRAALAPFLRGRSGDVLEAGSGTGQHVVEFAREHPGIVWWPSDLNDQHLASIAAWRAHAGLDNVRAPRRIDLADPAWCAQLGDGDGGGAGPGPLLAVFCANVIHIAPWPVAEGLFAGAGRCLRPDGRLYLYGPFKRDGHHTALSNAVFDTSLREANAAWGVRDLADVQALASGAGLTLVETVEMPANNLLLGFARAPAD from the coding sequence ATGGCTGATTATGTGGTGGAATTCGGCAAGGATGGCAGCCGCGTCGAGCCCGACGGGCGGCTCGACGCGCGCGCGTTCCATCGCAATCACGAGCCGATCCGCGCCGCGCTGGCGCCGTTCCTGCGCGGCCGATCCGGCGACGTGCTGGAGGCCGGCAGCGGCACCGGCCAGCATGTGGTTGAATTCGCCCGCGAGCATCCGGGCATCGTGTGGTGGCCGAGCGATCTCAACGACCAGCATCTGGCCAGCATCGCGGCGTGGCGGGCCCATGCCGGCCTCGACAATGTCCGGGCGCCGCGGCGGATCGACCTCGCCGATCCGGCCTGGTGCGCGCAGCTGGGCGACGGCGACGGTGGTGGCGCCGGACCTGGGCCGCTGCTGGCCGTGTTCTGCGCCAATGTGATTCACATCGCGCCATGGCCGGTCGCCGAAGGGCTGTTCGCCGGCGCCGGGCGCTGCCTGCGGCCGGACGGACGGTTGTATCTGTACGGCCCGTTCAAGCGCGACGGCCACCACACCGCGCTCAGCAATGCGGTGTTCGACACCAGCCTGCGCGAGGCCAATGCCGCATGGGGCGTCCGCGATCTCGCCGATGTGCAGGCGCTGGCCTCCGGCGCCGGCCTCACCCTGGTCGAGACCGTCGAGATGCCGGCGAACAATCTGCTGCTCGGCTTTGCGCGCGCGCCGGCCGACTGA